In Manis pentadactyla isolate mManPen7 chromosome 11, mManPen7.hap1, whole genome shotgun sequence, one DNA window encodes the following:
- the LOC118909848 gene encoding olfactory receptor 11H12-like produces the protein MNITGSEPHSESVSEFILLGLPCSREIQVVLFMLFSIIYLLTLLGNGAIICAVCWNQHLCTPMYILLGNFAFLEMWYVNSIVPNTLVNFLSETKSISFTGCFLQLYFFFSMGSTECFFLSAMAFDRYFAICHPLHYATIMMGHRCFNLVISCWVCGFLWYLVPVILISQLPFCGSNAIDHFVCDSGPLLALSCVPAPMTMLASYTLSSLVILLSFLFILISYVLVLLAVIQLPSASSRHKAFSTCGSHLSVVLLFYGTIMVMHVSPGSSHSTLMPKIMTLFYAMVTPLFNPLIYSLRNKEMINALWKVLESLKCL, from the coding sequence ATGAACATCACTGGATCAGAACCCCATTCTGAGTCTGTGAGTGAATTCATCCTTCTGGGTCTCCCCTGCAGCAGGGAGATTCAGGTCGTCCTGTTTATGTTATTCTCCATCATCTACCTCCTGACTCTCTTGGGAAATGGAGCCAtcatctgtgctgtgtgttggAACCAGCATCTCTGCACCCCCATGTACATCTTGCTGGGAAATTTTGCATTCCTGGAGATGTGGTATGTCAACTCCATTGTTCCAAACACACTGGTCAACTTCCTCTCAGAGACTAAGTCCATCTCTTTCACAGGCTGCTTCcttcaattatattttttcttttccatgggCTCCACTGAGTGCTTCTTTCTCTCAGCAATGGCTTTTGATCGCTACTTTGCCATCTGTCATCCTCTGCATTATGCCACAATTATGATGGGACACCGTTGCTTCAACCTAGTGATTTCCTGTTGGGTGTGTGGTTTCCTGTGGTATCTGGTGCCTGTTATTCTCATCTCCCAACTGCCTTTCTGTGGCTCTAATGCAATTGACCACTTTGTATGTGACTCAGGCCCACTGCTGGCCCTTTCGTGTGTTCCTGCCCCTATGACTATGCTTGCCAGCTACACCTTAAGCTCCCTTGTCATCCTCCTTAGCTTTCTTTTCATCCTCATCTCCTATGTCTTGGTTCTACTTGCTGTGATTCAGTTGCCCTCAGCGTCCAGTCGGCACAAGGCCTTTTCAACCTGTGGGTCTCATCTGTCTGTGGTGCTGCTGTTCTATGGGACCATTATGGTGATGCATGTGAGCCCTGGATCCAGCCATTCTACCTTGATGCCAAAGATCATGACTCTGTTCTATGCAATGGTGACACCACTCTTCAACCCTTTGATTTACAGTCTCAGGAATAAGGAAATGATAAATGCTCTCTGGAAAGTTCTGGAAAgtttaaaatgtctttaa